From Oxyura jamaicensis isolate SHBP4307 breed ruddy duck chromosome 19, BPBGC_Ojam_1.0, whole genome shotgun sequence, the proteins below share one genomic window:
- the RPAIN gene encoding RPA-interacting protein — protein MEEPLRGHRALYKAPGLAAPPWKETYRRRCAERLRSGRAKLLERYRRAGTGDGGGTGPGALLVPEVMELEWRSLQAARRGDTVQMLEDPHELAVLDEIQQELILQEQLVIEEYERSLQFDEECLNAMLDGLDASNKIICPVCRKNMLTVSCHSVFCPCGLYILTQGMTEQKLRALLENTLTEHSHRCFHNPEFTVTGGMEEETSLLMTCPVCDSWTVLL, from the exons atGGAGGAGCCGCTGCGCGGGCACCGCGCGCTGTACAAGGCGCCGGGCCTGGCCGCGCCGCCGTGGAAGGAGACGTACCGCCGG CGCTGTGCCGAGAGGCTGAGGAGCGGCCGCGCCAAGCTGCTAGAGCGGTACCGCCGGGCCGGGACCGGGGATGGGGGCGGCACGGGGCCGGGCGCGCTGCTGGTGCCGGAGGTGATGGAGCTGGAGTGGCgcagcctgcaggcagcgcGGCGAGGCGACACGGTGCAG ATGCTAGAGGACCCCCACGAGCTAGCTGTTCTGGATGAAATCCAACAGGAGTTGATCTTGCAAG AACAACTGGTTATAGAAGAGTACGAGCGAAGCCTGCAGTTTGATGAAGAATGTCTCAATGCAATGCTTGATGGCTTGGATGCCAGCAACAAGATCATCTGCCCCGTGTGCAGAAA GAATATGCTGACTGTGAGTTGTCACTCAGTTTTCTGCCCGTGTGGTTTGTACATCCTTACACAG ggtatGACAGAACAGAAGCTTCGGGCACTTCTAGAAAACACTTTAACGGAACACAGCCACAGGTGCTTTCACAACCCGGAGTTCACAGTTACCGGTGGGATGGAGGAGGAAACGAGTCTCCTCATGACCTGTCCG GTCTGTGACTCCTGGACAGTTCTCCTGTAG
- the MIS12 gene encoding protein MIS12 homolog, translating into MSVSPMAYETQFFGFTPQTCMLRIYLAFQDYLLEMMAVVESVVLKKLDTSPGGRVSRLDVRKSTEKFLRFMKDHFDQLFGKMEEVLLQLVLSIPPHVLLPEDKVHQQYPYSEEQFQALQDEISRLRQRCRAEAAAGQALRAELEEQKAVQAELEKILQWFDGLENTCREHGTSNFRESFAFLTQNSKRLQDVLKDVKEKSKKIKRGDE; encoded by the coding sequence ATGTCGGTCAGCCCCATGGCCTACGAGACGCAGTTCTTCGGGTTCACGCCGCAGACGTGCATGCTGCGCATCTACCTGGCCTTCCAGGACTACCTGTTGGAGATGATGGCGGTGGTGGAGAGCGTCGTCCTGAAGAAGCTGGACACCTCGCCGGGCGGCAGGGTGAGTCGCCTGGACGTCAGGAAGAGCACGGAGAAGTTCCTGCGCTTCATGAAGGATCACTTTGACCAGCTCTTCGGGAAGATGGaggaagtgctgctgcagctggtgctcaGCATCCCCCCGCACGTGCTGCTGCCCGAGGACAAGGTCCACCAGCAGTACCCCTACAGCGAGGAGCAGTTCCAGGCACTCCAGGACGAGATATCTCGCCTGCGGCAGCGGTGCAGGGCCGAGGCGGCTGCCGGGCAGGCGCTGCGAGCcgagctggaggagcagaaggCCGTCCAGGCTGAGCTGGAGAAGATCCTGCAGTGGTTCGACGGGCTGGAGAACACCTGCAGGGAGCACGGGACCAGCAACTTCAGGGAAAGCTTCGCCTTCCTGACGCAGAACTCTAAGAGGCTGCAAGACGTGCTGAAAGACgtcaaagagaaaagcaaaaaaataaagagaggagATGAGTGA
- the DHX33 gene encoding ATP-dependent RNA helicase DHX33, with protein MLLREAIGDPLLRKYSVVILDEAHERTIHTDVLFGVVKAAQKKRKELGKLPLKVVVMSATMDVDQFSQYFNGAPVLYLEGRQHPIQVFYTKQPQSDYLQAALVSVFQIHQEAPSSQDILVFLTGQEEIEAMTKTCRDISKHLPDGCPQMMVMPLYASLPYSQQLRVFQGAPKGCRKVILSTNIAETSITIPGIKYVVDTGMVKAKKYNPEIGLEVLAVQRVSKAQAWQRTGRAGREDSGICYRLYTEDEFEKFDKMTVPEIQRCNLASVMLQLLALRIPNVLTFDFMSKPSPDAIQAAIEQLDLLGAVERKEDQLVLTPVGKKMAAFPLEPKFSKTILLAPKFHCTEEILTIISLLSVDSVLYNPPARREEVQSVRKKFISSEGDHLTLLNVYRAFRNVSGNKEWCKENFVNSRNMMLVSDVRAQLRDICVKLSIPMESSRGDTGNIRRCLAHSLFMNAAELQPDGTYSTVDSHQLVAIHPSSVLFHCKPACVVYNGLLHTNKCYMRDLCVVDADWLYDAAPDYFRRRLRTAKN; from the exons ATGCTGCTGCGCGAGGCCATCGGGGATCCTCTGCTGCGCAAGTACAGCGTTGTCATCCTGGACGAGGCCCACGAGAGGACGATCCATACTGATGTGCTCTTCGGAGTGGTGAAAGCCGCCCAAAAGAAACGAAAGGAATTGGGCAAACTGCCACTAAAA GTGGTCGTCATGTCGGCTACGATGGATGTTGACCAGTTCTCCCAGTACTTCAACGGAGCTCCCGTCCTCTATTTAGAGGGCAGGCAACATCCCATTCAGGTCTTTTACACCAAACAGCCTCAGAGCGATTACCTCCAAGCAGCACTGGTGTCAGTCTTCCAGATCCACCAG GAAGCACCCTCTTCTCAGGACATCCTCGTGTTTCTGACTGGTCAGGAAGAGATCGAAGCGATGACCAAAACCTGTCGAGACATTTCCAAGCACCTCCCTGATGGCTGCCCGCAGATGATGGTGATGCCTCTTTATGCTTCTCTGCCCTACTCTCAACAGCTCCGAGTCTTCCAGGGCGCCCCCAAG GGCTGCCGCAAAGTGATCCTCTCCACCAACATTGCAGAGACCTCCATCACCATTCCGGGAATAAAATACGTTGTGGACACGGGCATGGTCAAAGCAAAGAAGTACAACCCTG AAATTGGTCTGGAAGTGCTGGCAGTCCAGCGGGTGTCGAAGGCCCAGGCCTGGCAGCGAACAGGGAGAGCAGGGCGGGAGGACAGCGGGATCTGTTACCGGCTCTACACAGAGGACGAGTTTGAGAAGTTTGACAAAATGACAGTACCCGAGATACAGAG GTGTAACCTGGCCAGCGTGATGCTTCAGCTCCTGGCTTTGAGAATTCCCAATGTACTCACCTTTGACTTCATGTCCAAACCATCTCCTG ATGCTATTCAAGCAGCAATCGAGCAGCTGGacctgctgggggctgtggagCGAAAGGAAGATCAGCTTGTCCTAACTCCCGTGGGAAAGAAGATGGCTGCCTTCCCGCTGGAACCAAAGTTCTCAAAA ACCATCCTCCTGGCCCCGAAGTTCCACTGCACAGAAGAGATTCTGACCATCATATCGCTGTTATCGGTGGACAGCGTCCTTTACAACCCCCCAGCACGGCGGGAGGAGGTGCAGTCCGTCAGGAAGAAATTCATCTCCAGTGAGGGGGATCATCTTACCCTGCTCAACGTGTACAGGGCCTTCAGAAACGTCAGTGGCAACAAG gaatGGTGCAAAGAGAACTTTGTCAACAGCAGGAACATGATGCTTGTGTCAGACGTCAGAGCGCAGCTCAGGGACATTTGTGTGAAG CTCTCGATCCCAATGGAGTCCTCCCGCGGGGACACGGGGAACATCCGCCGCTGCCTGGCTCACAGCCTCTTCATGAACGCCGCCGAGCTGCAGCCGGACGGCACGTACAGCACTGTGGACTCTCACCAGCTGGTAGCCATCCACCCCTCCTCTGTGCTCTTCCACTGCAAGCCAGCCTGTGTGGTGTACAACGGGCTGCTTCACACCAACAAGTGCTACATGCGGGACCTGTGCGTGGTGGATGCAGACTGGCTGTACGATGCGGCGCCTGACTACTTCCGCAGGAGGCTCAGAACAGCCAAGAACTGA
- the C1QBP gene encoding complement component 1 Q subcomponent-binding protein, mitochondrial yields MLLARALRAAAAAIPAPRPLLPPPPRRRLVSALQPRAPALPASAPAPARSFWQLGGGGGRAALLRPRRGSAGGVSCGCGGLHTEGDKAFAQFLADEIKEEKKIQKHKALPKVSGGWELEVHGTEAKLLRKVAGERITVTFNINNSIPPSVDEETPEDQKADEQEPDITSTPNFVVEVVKDDTKQTLVLDCHYPEDEVGHEGEEESDIFTIREVSFQPTGEADWKDTNYTLNTDSLDWALYDHLMDFLADRGVDNTFADELIELSTALEHQEYIKFLEDLKSFVKCQ; encoded by the exons ATGCTGCTCGCACGGGCCCtgcgcgccgccgccgccgccatcccCGCTCCTCgcccgctgctgccgccgccgccccgccgccgcctcgtgTCCGCCctccagccccgagcccccgcgCTGCCGGCCTCGGCTCCGGCTCCGGCCCGCTCCTTCTGGCAgctggggggcggcgggggccgggccgcgcTGCTCCGCCCGCGGCGGGGCTCGGCCGGCGGCGTCTCCTGCGGCTGCGGCGGCCTCCACACGGAGG GGGACAAAGCCTTCGCGCAGTTCCTGGCGGATGAGAtcaaggaggagaagaagatCCAGAAGCACAAGGCGCTGCCCAAGGTGTCcgggggctgggagctggaggtgcACGGCACGGAGGCCAAGCTGCTCCGGAAGGTGGCCGGCGAGAG GATAACGGTTACGTTCAACATCAACAACAGCATTCCACCTTCCGTGGATGAAGAAACGCCAGAAGATCAGAAAGCCGATGAGCAGGAG CCTGATATCACATCAACTCCAAACTTTGTTGTGGAAGTAGTTAAAGATGATACAAAACAGACCCTTGTTCTCGACTGCCATTATCCCGAAGACGAG GTTGGGcatgagggagaggaggaaagcgACATCTTCACAATCAGGGAGGTCAGTTTTCAGCCCACTGGAGAAGCAGATTGGAAGGACACCAATTACACCCTCAATACAGATTCCCTTGACTGG GCTCTGTACGATCACCTAATGGATTTCCTGGCTGATCGAGGAGTGGACAACACGTTTGCCGATGAGTTAATTGAGCTCAGCACTGCACTGGAGCACCAGGAGTACATTAAATTCCTGGAAGACCTTAAAAGCTTTGTCAAATGTCAGTAA
- the DERL2 gene encoding derlin-2 → MAYQTFRQEYLQVPPVTRAYTTACVLTTAAVQLELITPFQLYFNPELIFKHFQVWRLITNYLFFGPVGFNFLFNMIFLYRYCRMLEEGSFRGRTADFVFMFLFGGLLMTLFGLFVNLVFLGQAFTIMLVYVWSRRNPYVRMNFFGLLIFQAPFLPWVLMGFSLLLGNSIIVDLLGIAVGHIYFFLEDVFPNQPGGGRLLRTPSVLKAIFDTPEDDPNYNPLPEERPGGFAWGEGQRLGG, encoded by the exons ATGGCGTACCAGACGTTCCGGCAGGAGTACCTGCAGGTGCCGCCCGTGACGCGGGCCTACACCACGGCCTGCGTGCTCACCACCGCCGCCGTG CAGCTCGAGCTGATCACGCCCTTCCAGCTGTATTTCAACCCCGAGCTCATATTTAAGCACTTTCAG GTATGGAGGTTAATCACAAACTACTTATTCTTTGGACCAGttggctttaattttttatttaacatgaTCTTTTT ATACCGTTACTGCCGAATGCTTGAAGAAGGCTCTTTCCGAGGTCGGACGGCagattttgtatttatgttCCTTTTTGGAGGACTTTTAATGACT CTTTTTGGCCTGTTTGTAAACCTGGTTTTCTTGGGCCAGGCGTTCACGATAATGCTGGTGTATGTGTGGAGCCGGAGGAATCCCTACGTCCGCATGAACTTCTTTGGTCTTCTCATTTTTCAAGCCCCATTTCTACCATGGGTATTGATGGGCTTTTCGCTGCTTTTGGGGAACTCCATCATCGTGGATCTTCTGG GCATTGCAGTTGGGCACATATACTTTTTCTTAGAGGATGTCTTTCCCAATCAGCCTGGTGGAGGAAGGCTCCTGAGAACACCATCTGTCCT gaaagcaaTATTTGACACGCCAGAAGATGATCCTAATTACAATCCCTTGCCAGAAGAACGGCCAGGAGGATTTGCGTGGGGAGAAGGTCAACGCCTTGGAGGCTAA